From the Thermovirga lienii DSM 17291 genome, one window contains:
- a CDS encoding adenosylcobinamide kinase (PFAM: Cobinamide kinase / cobinamide phosphate guanyltransferase~COGs: COG2087 Adenosyl cobinamide kinase/adenosyl cobinamide phosphate guanylyltransferase~InterPro IPR003203~KEGG: dae:Dtox_3094 adenosylcobinamide-phosphateguanylyltransferase~PFAM: cobalbumin biosynthesis protein~PRIAM: Adenosylcobinamide-phosphate guanylyltransferase~SPTR:Adenosylcobinamide-phosphateguanylyltransferas e), translating into MREKKLILVTGGARSGKSSFAERLAKEAQKPVTYIATCQPLDEEMAFRIQEHRKRRPKNWKTVEEPFNPTDIIAKEGKSDGVILLDCLALLVSNLLLREKDPNDPKSFSRVIEEIENLAITCRSVKGEVIVVTNEVGMGVVPEYPLGRTYRDLLGKANQIMALYSDSVYLLVCGIPVDVKHLNRVLEKGVYDLQ; encoded by the coding sequence ATGAGAGAGAAGAAACTCATTCTCGTGACCGGCGGTGCAAGAAGTGGTAAAAGCTCTTTTGCGGAAAGGCTGGCAAAGGAAGCACAAAAACCGGTCACATACATAGCCACTTGCCAACCTCTGGACGAGGAGATGGCTTTTCGAATCCAAGAACATAGAAAAAGACGGCCTAAAAATTGGAAGACCGTGGAAGAGCCCTTTAATCCCACGGATATAATAGCCAAAGAGGGAAAGTCCGATGGGGTAATCCTCCTGGATTGTTTGGCCCTGCTGGTCTCCAACCTCCTCCTGAGGGAAAAAGACCCTAACGATCCAAAATCCTTTTCTCGTGTTATCGAAGAAATCGAAAACCTGGCCATCACATGCAGATCAGTCAAAGGAGAGGTGATCGTAGTAACCAATGAGGTAGGAATGGGCGTAGTGCCTGAATACCCCCTCGGAAGAACCTATCGAGACCTTTTAGGAAAGGCCAATCAGATAATGGCCTTATACTCCGACTCTGTTTATCTTCTAGTATGCGGCATTCCCGTAGACGTTAAGCACCTGAATAGGGTATTGGAGAAAGGAGTTTATGATCTTCAATGA
- a CDS encoding cobalamin 5'-phosphate synthase (PFAM: Cobalamin-5-phosphate synthase~TIGRFAM: cobalamin 5'-phosphate synthase/cobalamin synthase~COGs: COG0368 Cobalamin-5-phosphate synthase~InterPro IPR003805~KEGG: dae:Dtox_3090 cobalamin 5'-phosphate synthase~PFAM: cobalamin-5-phosphate synthase CobS~SPTR: Cobalamin synthase;~TIGRFAM: cobalamin 5'-phosphate synthase), whose protein sequence is MKSLFIALGFLTRIPSPYSNATYTEKEMASSLACFPLVGLIAGYLVAAIDALATKFLGTMVASGVDLVAFFLITGGLHLDGLMDTADGLLSGKERERALEIMKDSRVGALGASIASLVLILKFALLASFPEGMRLVVLALFPAIGRWAMVPAITFFPYARKKGLGKSFWSFSTKKEFFVATALISALAIILLGERGLCSLAVAGGGTFLVAKRISRTLGGLTGDTYGAINEIAEILALMIMATRLQ, encoded by the coding sequence ATGAAAAGCCTCTTTATTGCCCTCGGTTTCCTCACGAGGATTCCCTCTCCCTACAGTAACGCAACCTATACCGAAAAGGAAATGGCAAGCAGCTTGGCCTGTTTCCCCCTGGTTGGACTCATCGCAGGCTACCTAGTAGCAGCAATCGACGCCTTGGCCACTAAGTTTTTGGGCACCATGGTGGCTTCTGGGGTGGATCTCGTGGCCTTTTTCCTCATAACTGGCGGTCTCCACTTGGACGGGTTAATGGATACAGCTGACGGCCTCCTCAGCGGTAAAGAAAGAGAAAGGGCACTGGAGATAATGAAGGACAGCCGAGTGGGAGCCCTGGGAGCAAGCATAGCATCACTAGTACTTATATTGAAGTTTGCCTTGCTTGCTTCTTTTCCTGAGGGAATGCGCTTGGTGGTCTTGGCTCTTTTTCCGGCCATTGGTAGGTGGGCAATGGTACCTGCAATAACCTTTTTCCCCTACGCTCGCAAGAAAGGACTGGGGAAAAGCTTTTGGAGTTTTTCCACCAAAAAGGAGTTCTTCGTTGCGACGGCCCTGATCTCCGCACTGGCCATAATCCTCTTAGGAGAGAGAGGTTTATGCTCCTTGGCTGTTGCTGGCGGAGGAACCTTTTTAGTAGCAAAAAGAATTAGCCGAACATTAGGAGGACTAACTGGAGACACCTACGGAGCAATAAACGAGATTGCGGAGATCTTAGCACTGATGATAATGGCAACAAGACTCCAATAG
- a CDS encoding ketol-acid reductoisomerase (PFAM: Acetohydroxy acid isomeroreductase, catalytic domain~TIGRFAM: ketol-acid reductoisomerase~COGs: COG0059 Ketol-acid reductoisomerase~InterPro IPR013023: IPR013116: IPR000506~KEGG: tai:Taci_1608 ketol-acid reductoisomerase~PFAM: Acetohydroxy acid isomeroreductase catalytic domain-containing protein; acetohydroxy acid isomeroreductase~PRIAM: Ketol-acid reductoisomerase~SPTR: Ketol-acid reductoisomerase;~TIGRFAM: ketol-acid reductoisomerase): MANIYYEKDANLDLLKGKTVAVIGYGSQGHAHAQNLRDSGINVVVGLHEGSRSKKRAEEDGFAVYSVAEATQKGDLVVFLMPDHVQAQVYREHIKPNLKPGASLVFSHGFTIHYHQVEPPKECDVFMIAPKSPGHLVRRMYTEGKGVPGLLAVYQNPSGQAKEMALAYGTAIGCGRAGIIETTFAEETETDLFGEQAVLCGGVTELVKAGFDTLVEAGYQPEIAYFECLNELKLIVDMMFEGGLSWMRYSVSDTAKYGDKVAGKVVIDDHVRANMKVLLERVQNGEFAKDWILENQCGRPSMKKWAEREKNHLIEKVGKELRKMMPWLDAKEAPEA, encoded by the coding sequence ATGGCGAACATCTATTATGAAAAGGACGCAAATCTTGACCTTCTCAAGGGGAAAACGGTGGCAGTGATAGGGTACGGAAGCCAGGGCCACGCTCACGCCCAGAACTTAAGGGACAGTGGCATAAATGTCGTGGTGGGACTTCACGAAGGAAGCCGTTCCAAAAAGAGGGCAGAAGAGGACGGATTTGCCGTTTATTCCGTGGCAGAAGCCACCCAGAAGGGCGACCTCGTAGTCTTCTTAATGCCAGACCATGTACAGGCACAGGTTTACAGGGAACATATAAAACCCAACTTGAAACCCGGCGCATCCCTTGTGTTCTCCCATGGATTCACCATTCACTACCATCAGGTAGAGCCTCCAAAGGAGTGCGACGTCTTCATGATAGCCCCTAAATCCCCAGGACATCTGGTAAGAAGAATGTACACCGAGGGCAAGGGCGTCCCGGGCCTTTTGGCGGTCTATCAGAACCCATCAGGCCAAGCCAAGGAGATGGCCCTAGCCTACGGTACCGCCATAGGCTGCGGCAGAGCTGGAATAATCGAGACCACCTTCGCGGAAGAGACGGAAACGGACCTCTTCGGCGAACAGGCGGTCCTCTGCGGAGGCGTGACAGAGCTGGTTAAAGCGGGCTTCGACACCCTGGTAGAGGCAGGCTATCAGCCCGAGATAGCCTACTTTGAATGCCTAAACGAGCTCAAGCTCATAGTGGACATGATGTTCGAGGGCGGCCTCAGCTGGATGCGCTACTCGGTAAGCGACACTGCCAAGTACGGCGACAAGGTGGCTGGGAAAGTTGTAATAGACGACCATGTAAGAGCCAACATGAAGGTCCTCCTCGAGAGGGTACAAAACGGCGAGTTCGCCAAGGACTGGATCCTGGAGAACCAGTGCGGCAGGCCCTCCATGAAAAAATGGGCAGAAAGGGAGAAAAACCATCTGATAGAGAAAGTCGGCAAGGAATTGAGAAAGATGATGCCCTGGCTGGACGCCAAGGAAGCACCTGAAGCTTAG
- a CDS encoding Dihydroxy-acid dehydratase (PFAM: Dehydratase family~TIGRFAM: dihydroxy-acid dehydratase~COGs: COG0129 Dihydroxyacid dehydratase/phosphogluconate dehydratase~InterPro IPR000581~KEGG: nth:Nther_1850 dihydroxy-acid dehydratase~PFAM: dihydroxy-acid and 6-phosphogluconate dehydratase~PRIAM: Dihydroxy-acid dehydratase~SPTR: Dihydroxy-acid dehydratase) → MYRSKKHKLFSTSEGASRRAIYKGCGYDDEDLSRPLIGIVNTANDAGLGHVHLDKLVERVKAGIWQAGGTPFEFRTIATCGAVPIGTPHLRYELVIRDVIASSVEIMANVQLFDGLVLLASCDSIIPGVFIGALRTGLPAIFLSGGPQDTCEFEGRQVVLSELDQLVFGAQYDHSSSQEVKEKIRYLEDHVCPGPGACALMGTANTMQILMEALGLSLPGSATVPATSAEKLRFATQTGRKIVELTKKGITPKDILSRSSFLNAVKVLLATAGSTNGVLHLLSFARELEIELTLDDFDRFSRQVPVISEVIPTGKATVKDLNRAGGVPAILGELLPLLDGSAATLSGMTVGQIAERASSKDKKVLRGLDDPVFPNGGIAVLRGNLAPDGAICRTTTIPSGRLKFIGRARVFHSDEEAHEAVVTGKIKKNDVVVIRYEGPRGAPGMREMMMTTDALVGLGLGSDVFVVTDGRFSGFTEGAAIGHVAPEAAVGGPIGVVQEGDIIDIDVTERRVDLRITDEELQERLRKWKPLPPKVDRGILGLCAKTALQADKGAMLDDRI, encoded by the coding sequence ATGTACCGCTCCAAAAAGCACAAGTTGTTTTCCACGAGTGAAGGAGCTTCCAGGAGGGCCATATACAAGGGGTGCGGCTACGACGACGAAGATCTGTCGAGACCTCTTATCGGTATCGTTAATACAGCTAACGATGCCGGCTTGGGCCATGTTCACCTGGATAAACTGGTAGAACGAGTAAAGGCGGGCATATGGCAGGCAGGAGGAACACCTTTCGAGTTCAGGACCATTGCTACCTGCGGTGCGGTTCCCATAGGGACCCCCCACTTGCGGTATGAGTTGGTCATAAGGGATGTCATAGCCTCTTCCGTCGAGATAATGGCCAACGTACAGCTCTTTGATGGCTTGGTATTATTGGCGTCCTGTGACAGCATAATACCTGGGGTGTTCATAGGCGCCCTTAGGACGGGGCTTCCTGCCATCTTCCTCTCCGGAGGCCCTCAGGACACTTGTGAGTTCGAGGGAAGGCAAGTGGTCCTATCCGAGCTGGATCAGCTGGTTTTCGGCGCCCAATATGACCATTCAAGCTCACAAGAGGTGAAGGAGAAAATTCGTTATCTGGAGGATCACGTGTGTCCAGGACCTGGAGCGTGTGCCTTGATGGGGACGGCCAACACCATGCAGATTCTCATGGAGGCCTTGGGGCTTTCCTTGCCAGGCTCAGCGACAGTGCCTGCAACCTCGGCGGAAAAGCTTCGTTTTGCCACGCAGACCGGAAGAAAGATCGTGGAGCTCACCAAAAAGGGGATAACTCCGAAGGATATATTGAGCCGCTCCAGTTTTTTAAATGCCGTCAAGGTTCTTTTGGCCACGGCGGGGTCCACAAACGGGGTGCTTCATCTTTTGAGTTTCGCTAGAGAGCTGGAGATCGAACTTACCCTGGATGATTTTGACCGTTTTTCAAGGCAGGTTCCAGTCATTTCCGAGGTTATACCTACTGGTAAGGCCACAGTTAAGGATCTCAATAGGGCGGGAGGCGTTCCTGCGATCTTGGGTGAGCTTCTTCCACTTCTGGATGGTTCGGCGGCAACCCTTTCAGGTATGACCGTTGGCCAGATAGCAGAAAGAGCCTCGTCCAAGGACAAAAAGGTGCTGCGGGGGCTGGATGATCCCGTCTTTCCCAATGGAGGCATTGCCGTCTTGAGAGGAAACCTTGCGCCGGACGGGGCCATATGCAGGACCACTACGATCCCTTCAGGTCGGTTGAAGTTTATCGGCAGAGCCAGGGTTTTTCACTCCGATGAAGAGGCCCACGAGGCCGTCGTGACGGGCAAGATAAAGAAAAACGACGTAGTGGTAATAAGGTACGAAGGCCCCAGGGGGGCACCGGGGATGAGGGAGATGATGATGACTACCGATGCCCTTGTGGGACTAGGGTTGGGATCTGACGTTTTTGTAGTCACGGACGGCAGGTTCTCCGGTTTTACAGAAGGCGCTGCCATAGGCCATGTAGCTCCCGAGGCAGCGGTAGGCGGACCTATAGGCGTAGTGCAGGAAGGGGACATTATAGACATAGATGTCACGGAAAGAAGGGTGGACCTAAGAATTACCGATGAAGAACTCCAGGAACGCCTTAGGAAATGGAAGCCTTTGCCACCTAAGGTAGACAGGGGGATTTTGGGCCTTTGCGCTAAAACGGCCCTTCAGGCCGACAAAGGAGCCATGCTGGACGACAGAATATAG
- a CDS encoding phosphoglycerate mutase (PFAM: Phosphoglycerate mutase family~TIGRFAM: alpha-ribazole phosphatase~COGs: COG0406 Fructose-2 6-bisphosphatase~InterPro IPR017578: IPR001345: IPR013078~KEGG: slp:Slip_1453 phosphoglycerate mutase~PFAM: Phosphoglycerate mutase~SPTR: Phosphoglycerate mutase;~TIGRFAM: alpha-ribazole phosphatase), with the protein MIKLILIRHGESKGNKELRYTGHTNVPLTEEGRHQARHLAIRLRKENITAIYSSDLRRAFDTASCIAEGVNLSVVKEPLLRELHFGDWEGLTYNEIIQGWGKLWNHWFANPLEVAPPGGETLLQLQERVLKALFKITAKHKDGTVVLVSHAGPIKCILCYLNSLPLSAFWDIAVPPGSLMAIQLSERQGVLLCERAEGRIKIAGKAKTYMIGDILI; encoded by the coding sequence ATGATCAAGCTAATATTGATTAGGCACGGAGAGTCCAAAGGAAACAAAGAACTACGCTATACCGGCCATACGAACGTACCTTTGACGGAAGAGGGAAGGCACCAAGCACGACATCTTGCAATTAGGCTTCGCAAAGAAAACATAACGGCCATATACTCCAGCGATCTAAGAAGGGCTTTTGACACCGCCTCCTGCATAGCGGAAGGAGTCAATTTAAGCGTCGTGAAGGAACCTCTTCTGCGGGAGCTGCATTTTGGAGATTGGGAAGGCTTAACCTATAATGAGATAATCCAGGGATGGGGCAAACTATGGAACCATTGGTTCGCAAACCCTCTGGAAGTTGCCCCTCCTGGAGGAGAAACACTGCTCCAACTCCAAGAAAGAGTTTTGAAGGCCCTCTTTAAAATAACGGCCAAACATAAAGATGGCACCGTTGTTCTTGTCTCTCACGCAGGTCCTATCAAATGCATTTTATGCTACTTAAACAGCTTACCCTTGTCCGCCTTTTGGGATATCGCCGTTCCTCCTGGAAGTTTAATGGCTATACAGCTTTCTGAAAGGCAGGGAGTTCTTCTCTGCGAAAGAGCAGAGGGAAGGATAAAGATAGCTGGCAAAGCAAAAACCTACATGATAGGAGATATACTAATATAG
- a CDS encoding Kynureninase (PFAM: Aminotransferase class-V~TIGRFAM: kynureninase~COGs: COG3844 Kynureninase~InterPro IPR010111: IPR000192~KEGG: gtn:GTNG_3166 kynureninase~PFAM: aminotransferase class V~SPTR: Kynureninase;~TIGRFAM: kynureninase) has translation MGKFEEMRAKAEELDRLDPLRDFKKHFEVPKGRIYMDGNSLGLPAKESIQGVLRVLEEWKTFNIDGWLKGSPPWFTMPEELGRKMAPLVGAQPEEVVMTGSTTSNLHSLVSTFYQPEGKRRKILADELNFPSDLYALASQIRLKGQDPSEDLILAKSRDGNTLDEDDLIALMDETVSVALFPSVLYRSGQLLDMERLTKAAHERGIFIGFDCAHSAGSVPHRLHDWGVDFAFWCSYKHLNGGPGSPAFLFLHRKHFEREPGLAGWFGYVKEKQFDMNITFEHAKSAGGWQMGTPCVLSAATLEAALDIQQEATIEQIRGKSLKLTDFLIELVDTFLSDEPYCYSIATPRDHNRRGGHLAIEHPKEAWRICCALKARNIIPDFRPPRIIRIAPVALYNTFTEVWEVAKALKEIIDLREFEHFHKERSMVS, from the coding sequence ATGGGTAAATTCGAGGAAATGAGGGCAAAGGCTGAGGAGTTGGACAGGCTTGACCCACTGAGGGATTTCAAAAAGCATTTTGAGGTTCCCAAAGGGCGAATTTATATGGACGGCAACTCCCTTGGGCTTCCCGCAAAGGAATCCATACAAGGGGTGCTTCGGGTGCTGGAAGAGTGGAAGACTTTCAACATAGACGGCTGGCTGAAGGGCTCGCCTCCTTGGTTCACCATGCCAGAAGAGCTGGGGCGCAAGATGGCACCTCTCGTGGGCGCGCAGCCAGAAGAGGTAGTAATGACGGGATCCACGACCTCCAACCTACACAGCCTGGTGAGCACCTTCTACCAACCTGAGGGCAAACGAAGAAAGATCCTGGCCGACGAACTGAACTTTCCATCTGACCTTTACGCCCTTGCAAGTCAAATCCGCCTGAAAGGACAAGACCCATCAGAGGATCTGATCTTGGCCAAATCCAGGGACGGCAACACCCTTGATGAGGATGACCTCATAGCCCTCATGGATGAGACCGTCTCGGTGGCCTTATTTCCATCGGTACTATACCGAAGCGGCCAGCTGCTGGACATGGAAAGGCTAACGAAGGCGGCCCACGAAAGGGGCATTTTCATAGGCTTCGACTGCGCTCACTCCGCTGGGTCAGTCCCTCATCGCCTACACGACTGGGGAGTGGATTTCGCCTTCTGGTGCAGTTACAAACATCTGAACGGAGGGCCAGGAAGTCCCGCGTTCCTCTTCCTCCACAGGAAGCATTTCGAAAGGGAACCCGGCTTGGCAGGCTGGTTTGGATACGTAAAGGAGAAGCAGTTCGACATGAACATAACCTTTGAGCACGCCAAATCCGCTGGAGGCTGGCAGATGGGCACTCCATGCGTTCTTTCCGCTGCAACCCTTGAAGCAGCCCTTGACATCCAGCAGGAAGCCACCATCGAGCAAATCAGGGGAAAATCCCTAAAATTGACGGACTTCCTAATCGAGCTGGTTGATACCTTCCTCTCAGATGAACCCTACTGCTACTCTATCGCCACACCCAGGGACCACAATAGGCGCGGAGGGCACTTGGCCATAGAGCACCCAAAAGAAGCCTGGAGAATATGCTGCGCTCTCAAAGCCAGAAATATCATTCCCGATTTCAGGCCTCCAAGGATCATCCGTATAGCTCCCGTTGCGCTATATAACACCTTCACAGAGGTGTGGGAAGTTGCCAAGGCGCTAAAGGAAATCATAGACCTCAGGGAATTCGAGCACTTCCATAAAGAACGAAGTATGGTTTCGTGA
- a CDS encoding acetolactate synthase, small subunit (PFAM: ACT domain; Small subunit of acetolactate synthase~TIGRFAM: acetolactate synthase, small subunit~COGs: COG0440 Acetolactate synthase small (regulatory) subunit~InterPro IPR004789: IPR002912: IPR019455~KEGG: msv:Mesil_2144 acetolactate synthase, small subunit~PFAM: Acetolactate synthase, small subunit-like; amino acid-binding ACT domain protein~SPTR: Acetolactate synthase, small subunit;~TIGRFAM: acetolactate synthase, small subunit) — protein MKHTISVLAEDHPGVLTRLAGLISRRGYNVDSLSVGRTEKEGISRFTLVVSGDDETVQQIEKQLEKLIEVIEVKDLSKGPFVERWMVLAKVKAPMEQRPLLLQTAEVFRSRVVDIGEDSIIFETTGDRGKVTAFLEAVKPFGLVEISSSGAVALERAGFANGHS, from the coding sequence ATGAAACATACCATAAGCGTCCTGGCCGAAGACCACCCAGGGGTGCTGACCCGGCTGGCGGGGCTCATCTCCCGCAGAGGCTACAACGTGGACAGCCTTAGCGTCGGCCGCACCGAAAAGGAGGGCATTTCTCGCTTTACCCTCGTGGTGAGCGGCGACGACGAAACGGTTCAGCAGATCGAAAAGCAGCTGGAAAAGCTCATCGAGGTGATAGAGGTAAAGGACCTGAGCAAAGGCCCCTTCGTGGAAAGGTGGATGGTACTCGCCAAGGTGAAAGCCCCAATGGAGCAGCGCCCTCTACTCCTCCAAACAGCAGAGGTGTTCCGAAGCCGGGTCGTCGATATAGGTGAAGACTCCATAATATTCGAAACCACCGGGGACAGGGGAAAGGTAACGGCATTCCTGGAAGCCGTAAAGCCTTTTGGACTCGTTGAAATTTCATCCAGCGGCGCTGTAGCCCTGGAACGTGCAGGCTTTGCCAATGGGCATTCCTAA
- a CDS encoding 2-isopropylmalate synthase (PFAM: HMGL-like; LeuA allosteric (dimerisation) domain~TIGRFAM: 2-isopropylmalate synthase, bacterial type~COGs: COG0119 Isopropylmalate/homocitrate/citramalate synthase~InterPro IPR005671: IPR002034: IPR000891: IPR013709~KEGG: aco:Amico_0101 2-isopropylmalate synthase~PFAM: pyruvate carboxyltransferase; LeuA allosteric (dimerisation) domain-containing protein~SPTR: 2-isopropylmalate synthase;~TIGRFAM: 2-isopropylmalate synthase) has protein sequence MGEDYVRIFDTTLRDGEQAAGINLNTAEKLQIAHQLAAMGVDIIEAGFPAASPGDFEAVSTIAKEVKGPTIAGLARTRPEDIEAAYNAVKHAEKPRIHTFIATSDIHLEYKLKMDRKQVLEEIKRAVTQARSYVDDVEFSAEDASRSDLDFVVEAFKTAIECGATTINIPDTVGYALPVEFGDFVEEIIRRVDAPSNVIWSCHCHNDLGLAVANSLEAVKRGVRQVECTINGLGERAGNAAMEEIVMALKTKKGYFGVESRLNTKKLYHISKLVSQLTGFIVPPNKAIVGDNAFAHEAGIHQHGVLCNRATYEIMKPEDVGAPGSKLHLGKHSGKHAFTKRLEDLGFALSKEEIAHAFKLFKELCDKKEIVTDSDIEALVVDEILAVSPTRKFKLVSFSVSASAGKGTATITLMDGEEEKSDAAVGNGPVDASYAALKRIIGIDPKLESYRVHAVSERSDAVGEARVVLSYKGLKAQGRGASTDVVEASIKAYINATNRLYQVAAARGVDIDE, from the coding sequence ATGGGTGAAGATTACGTAAGGATTTTCGATACTACTTTGAGAGATGGAGAACAGGCAGCGGGGATAAACCTGAACACCGCTGAGAAACTTCAGATCGCTCATCAGCTCGCCGCCATGGGAGTGGACATAATAGAGGCCGGATTCCCAGCGGCGTCCCCTGGGGACTTCGAGGCCGTTTCCACCATAGCCAAAGAGGTAAAAGGCCCCACCATCGCAGGCCTCGCCAGGACAAGACCTGAGGACATCGAAGCAGCCTACAACGCCGTGAAGCATGCGGAAAAACCGCGGATCCATACCTTCATAGCCACAAGCGACATCCATCTGGAGTACAAGCTGAAGATGGACAGAAAACAAGTTCTGGAGGAGATAAAAAGGGCCGTCACTCAAGCAAGAAGCTACGTGGACGACGTGGAGTTCTCCGCAGAGGACGCCAGCAGGTCGGACCTGGATTTCGTAGTCGAAGCCTTTAAGACCGCCATCGAGTGCGGCGCCACCACCATAAACATCCCCGACACGGTAGGTTACGCCCTCCCCGTGGAGTTCGGCGACTTCGTAGAGGAGATCATAAGGAGAGTAGACGCCCCCTCCAACGTCATATGGTCCTGCCACTGCCACAACGACCTGGGCCTTGCGGTCGCCAATTCCCTTGAGGCAGTAAAAAGAGGAGTAAGGCAGGTGGAGTGTACCATAAACGGGTTGGGCGAACGAGCAGGAAACGCAGCCATGGAAGAGATAGTCATGGCCCTTAAGACCAAAAAAGGCTACTTCGGCGTAGAGTCTCGCCTAAACACCAAGAAACTCTACCACATAAGCAAGCTGGTCTCCCAGCTGACAGGCTTCATAGTTCCTCCCAACAAGGCAATCGTGGGGGATAACGCCTTCGCCCACGAAGCAGGTATCCACCAGCACGGAGTTCTGTGCAACAGGGCGACCTACGAGATAATGAAACCCGAGGACGTGGGTGCCCCAGGGAGCAAGCTCCACCTGGGCAAGCACTCGGGCAAGCACGCCTTCACCAAACGCCTGGAGGACCTGGGCTTTGCCCTCTCAAAAGAGGAGATCGCCCATGCATTCAAGCTCTTCAAGGAGCTGTGCGACAAGAAGGAAATAGTCACGGACAGCGACATAGAAGCCCTCGTAGTGGACGAAATCCTCGCTGTGAGCCCCACCCGCAAGTTTAAGCTGGTGAGTTTCTCCGTGAGCGCATCGGCGGGCAAGGGCACAGCGACCATAACCTTGATGGACGGCGAAGAAGAAAAATCCGACGCGGCAGTAGGAAACGGCCCAGTGGACGCTTCCTACGCGGCCCTCAAGAGGATCATAGGCATAGATCCCAAGCTGGAAAGCTACAGAGTTCACGCAGTAAGCGAGCGTTCCGACGCTGTAGGGGAAGCGAGAGTCGTCTTGTCCTACAAGGGCCTTAAAGCCCAGGGCCGCGGAGCCAGCACCGACGTCGTTGAAGCCAGCATAAAAGCATACATAAACGCCACCAACAGGCTGTATCAGGTGGCCGCAGCAAGAGGGGTTGACATAGATGAGTAG